From Erigeron canadensis isolate Cc75 chromosome 5, C_canadensis_v1, whole genome shotgun sequence:
CACTTGTGTTTTCATTGACTATGTTGATCACTGGATAAATATGATCAGTCACATCTTGATTTCTTAGTCCCCAGAGTTTAATTTCTTCTTTAAAAGCGATACCAAATGGCGCCACGAGCAAAATTATGATAACGGAAGCAGTAGCAGCATACTCAGCCTTTGAAAAATGAAACTTCTTTTGGGCTATGATCATAGCCATAAGAAACCCTGCCAATCCTAGTGAAATATACAGAAATTTGTACAAGGTTCTGAGATCATTCCCTTTACATGTTACTTTAATTACCCGAACTATGggaagaaaaactaaaaaaacaactGGAGGAAGCCATCCAATGAACAAGATAAGTGATCTTGAATCTTGCCCATAAAAACCATGATACAATTGAGTGATAATTGCACCACTTAACCCTACTGAACCCTTTAGAAGTCCTAAAACCGCCCCTCTACTTTCTGGGAAACTTTTGACACAGCTTACCAAAGCTCCTGTATTAGAAAATGTTATTGAATTTGCACCAATGAAAATGAATAAACACATTTTCCAGACAGGTGGCTTTGCAATTTTTCTAAGAACAGCTAACCAAATCATGAAGTACCCAGAAAAATTCATGCATGCACCAATAAGGATCACTGCCCATGGTGGCGCGATTTCATTCAGCAAACCGGCCACAATTCCTATCGTTGCCCCCAAATCTTTGAAAGTTCCAATAATATTAAGGGTGGTTTGGTCGTATCCAAGAGATGATTTCATATCTCCCGAAtataaagcaaataagtaaCCGGCTCCACTGAATGACATTATCGTAAGGCAAGCAAAGAACATGGACCACCGGCCTTTAATCAAATGGAAGCTAAAGCTACAAACTTTCATCCTTCCACCGCCAACATCATTATTTTTGCCTTGAGAAAATAccatctttttgttttcttgatgaGTATAATAGGTTCTCTTgagtttttttcatatatacgAGTGAATATATAATGATGTAACAAATATACTAGTTTCTTGGAAGTCATTGTTCTTGTGGAAATTTAACTTTGATAATGGACCATTATAAAAGTTCCATGGACCATGATATAAACTACCACCATATCATTGTTTGTAATCATTGTTCTTGTAGAAATCAACTTTGATAATGGACTATGATAATCGTATTTCATGATATAAAAGTAGCCATGATCTTTTTGACTAGTATACCATGGTAAAATGTCCAGGGAGGACATATTTTTTATCAGCAGTATTCGATTAAGAACAGTGGACTCCGATTAAGAACAGTCGACTCCTTTATATAGTAAACACACAAAATAAGCATCACAAGCTGTTGTGTATTTAAAGAGATGATCAATTACAAGGTGGAAGCCCTAATATATAGGCTGAATGTTAGAAGAGTTCCAAAGCAAACATTTAAAACTTTCTTGGGAAGAtataacaaaactttaaaatttaatttactttGGAGTTTGATGTATGGTACGTTTGGTATGAAGAAATTcagagaaatgaaatgaaacaaaaaaatgaaattgattgAGAAATGAAATAAAATCCCTTGTTTAGAGAAATAAACATCAAGAAATCGATTCTAACGTTTGGTAGGAAAATTAGAATAACAGAGAAATAGAAATATGAAAATTAGAATAACAGAGAAATAGAAATAGATTCGTGCTAAACTAATGTCGTTATTCTATTTTTGTGAAAAATTTTATGAGTATTACACAATTGTTCATAGTCTGTTTTCATTAATAAGCCATATCTTTATCAAACAAAAAGGTTCACGAAACAAACATACATTATAATTTCACCCAACTTCGTAACACATTCGAGGTTCGTGAAAATCTATTAATAGAAATTAATACAAAGTGAGGGAGGTTTAAGAACTTATTAATATATTCAACATCACATGCTTCTAAAATGATCAGATCGAAAGCAATACCATGAACTCCAAACTAAACCCAAAAACAATATTCAAATCCGGATATCACGAGCCCCGAATTGAACCAAAAAAGttagattttaatccagatCTCACTTTGTATATAACATCTCTCAGATGTGATGACACAATATCATGACAGCAAAAACAAATAGAGAAAGAAAGGAGATAGTATAACACACTTGTAATGGATTGGCGGTGATGGGTAGATTGACGGATTTTATCGCGATAAGTGGCTTCAGAATAAGTGTAGAGGTGGAGTTTGTAACATATATTTTGGTGGAATGTGCCgaacttgaagtagggaccatcattaacaagctaagggaagggcgcttgagatggtttggccatGTTAGGAGAAGGGATCGAACAACACCACTAAGGGAGGGGAGTCTATTCACGTCGAAGGCACACGAAGAAAGGGAAGGCCTAAGATGAGGTGCGAGGACCGATTAGCGAAGGACCTAATAGAACTTGgtttgtcggaggacatgacgtcggataggacggcctggagaactaggattagTGTAGAGGATTAGGGTAGGGTTTGACTTTTGCGGGACTTTAATCGACATCTTTTTCCCATATTGCCTTGCCTAATGTGGTTTGTGTTGGTTTGACCGGGTAAAGTAGGCCCAACATAGGTGACTCGATCCCAAAGAAGGCTTTGACCTGACAGGAGGAGAGGTAGGTCGACGGAGGTGGAAGGACAGAATACCGAAGGTTACGATGGAGTTTCCTGATGGAGGAGGTAGTTAGTGAGTGTAAGGCATATGGGAATAGGtttttgtatactttttttttcgtAAACTTTGGCTCTCGGTAACCTCCGTAGTGGTTTTGGCCTGAGTAGAGGGAGGCCAAAAtcgaggggggaggttactcttggCTGCCCCAAAATGCTCTGCCTGTTGGAGGACATGACCGATGAGTGTTTATTAGAGGACTAGGACTAGTTTAGGGGTTTTGGGAGCTTGGGAGAGGATTAGGATTAGTCGGCTAAATTAGTGTGTTTCATAGGTTGCGCACCACCCGTTATTTTTCCTTGGATCCATCGGGCACTAGGTTTTCTTAGTTAATTCCTTATATGTAGGTAGGTTTGGGCTTTAGTCTACGTTCTATTTGGTTGTTATAATATGTGTTTTGTTAAACCTGTGCTTTTAGTTATCTAGGTCGCTTGTTACTACTTTTCCTTATTCTTTTGTTGTCGGGTGTACTCATTAGACAGTTCTAGAGGACTAGGGGTGTAGGTTTCCTTTGTGAGCGTTTTTGTGAGTAGACTAGGATTTAGTTTACCTTTGTGGCCTAAGGTACTTTGCTCCGTACGTtgtttagaaataatttaatcCCCTTAGTTTTTAGTCAATTCATATGTATAGGTATGGTTATCCTTAATGAAGGCTTTGTTTATTATGCTCCTACATTTTATGCTGTTATTTGCGTACTATGCTTGCTAGAGTTTATGTACTGTGCTAAGGTTTTGTCTCCGTACGTTTGCTACCATTCCCTACTCTTAAGGTGGCATTTACAAACAGACAAATATAAACACTTTACCCTTTTATGGCTTTTACATCTTCTTGGCCGGAGGTCGTTacggaagcagtctctctacctttgggtagaggtaaaactgtctacatctcacctcccCCATAGCTCGCTCAGGAAttgggtacagttgttgttgtaTTTTGGTGGAATGTGCGAATCGCGTGATTTGCACTTTATACCTGGTATTTTACAAGCCAGTTCAATTTCTCCACAAAATGACACGGAGCAATATGCGAGCGTAAAACTCATTTCTTCTTAAATTGGAAGGAAATCAAATTACATAGAATATGATTTCTGGAGAAGTGCAATTCTCCGTGTCTTTTATTTCCCAAGCTTACCGAACGTGGGAAATaatttcatttccatttctcTTAACCAAACATTGACTTAGAGCCTCTTAGATTGAGGATTGAGATCTGGTTATTTTCCCTAGCAACTTTAAAACCAGATGTTGCCTGCCCCCTATCACCCATTGCGTAGTACTTTAACCCACATATTTCTGAAATGATTGCAAATATAAGTGGCCATTGAGCTCCATTCCAAAAGCCCATCATGATCGATGAAACATAGAGACCATTTGTTACACCAAAGGCAATCAAAAGATGACCCACACAAAGCAATGCAGAGTACCAGTGTTAGCATCAATGGACGCGGGAATTTGTACTTGACTAACAAGATTTCTGAGACTTTTTGTGAGCTATGATGATACCCATAAAAAACCCTGCCAATCCTAGTGAAATATACAGAAATTTGTACAAGGTCTTGAGATCATTTTCTTCTCGTGTTACTTTTAACACCGGAATTATGggaagaaaaaccaaaaaaacaactACAGGAAGCCATCCAATGAATAAGATAAGTGATGTTGAATCTTGCCCATAAAATCCATGATACAATTGAGTAATAATTGCACCACTTAACCCAATCGAACCCTTCAGAAGTCCTAAAACCGCCCCTCGACTTTCTGGGAAACTTTTGACACAACTTATGGAAGCTCCAGTATTAGAAAAAGTTATCGAATTTGCACCAATAATGTACATGAATAAACACATTTTCCAAACAGTTGGTTTTGCAATTTTTTTAAGAACAGCTAACCAAATCATGAAGTACCCAGAAAAATTCATACAGGCACCAACAAGGATCACTACCCTTGGTGGTACAATTTCATTTAGCAAACTGGCCACGATTCCTATAGATACCAAATCTTTGAAAGTACTAATAAGTAAGTCAAAGGGTGGTTTGGTCATACCCAAGAGATAATTTCATATCGCCCGAAtataaagcaaataagtaaCCGACTCCACTGAATGACGTAATCGTAAGACAAGCAAAGAACATCGACCCACGACCTCTAATCAAATGGAAGCTAAAGCTACAAACTTTAAACATttttccaccaccaccatcactcTTTTTGCATTGAGAAAGCACCATAATGATGTTTTTAATATCTTGATGAGAATAATGTGTTATCTTTTAATTATGAGtcaatatataatgttttaacaaTACGCCATTTTTTTCTGAAATCATTGTTCTTGTGGAAATTAAACTTGATAATGGACCATTATTAAAGTACAATTGACCATGATATTAACTATCACCATATGATTACCCTATTTTATTTGTAATCCTTAGAATTTGTAGAACTAACTGTACGTGATAATCTATCTGTTTTTCTCTAAAATGGCTGATTTTATTAACTTGAACATCAATACATACATCCCATGCataaaaaaatcagaaaatctacataaaaaaaaatataaaaaaaaatctccaaCTATCCCACGCATTGGGAACTTGTGAGCCATCCTAAAAACCCATTGACTTGACCACATGCTCCCTTGAAATACCATCTCGTTTCTTGCTTTCCAAATGCACCAAAGACAGCCCAGATACGTCGAGGTTATACGACTTGTGTAATTCCCGAGTGGAAAATGCAAAGATGTGGGTACTTTACACCACATGCGAAACATCAAATCTGAAAGTTTTTTTCATTTCCTCAATTGTATCAAATAATGCTTCCTACATTCCATAGTTGACTCCACGATTTCACTCCGTACCCTCCattgtatatgtttttcttgTCCGTGTTTTCCCATAAAGAAAAGATGCATACAATATAGCCGTCCAACATATATCTCCATAAATGCTATGGCATGATTTTAGGGATTAATTTCTGAAGGTGTATGGGACAACAAATCGATTAGTTGGATGAAGCAGCATGCTAGGTGAACCAACTAGTTGGATCTAGTTGGATGAACCAGCACACCGGATGAACCAGCTAGTTGGATGAACCGGCTAGTAGGATGAACCAACTAGCTGGATGAACCAGCAAGTCAGACAAACCAACGTGACTAACAACTAAGAAGAAACTCGTTATTATCCAATGAATATTAGGAAGTCCAAGACAGATGGAAGTCCAATACCCGGGTAATGAAGCAGCCCCAATGCAAGACACTCTATTACCCAAAGTCGATACTATAAATAGGCGATCCCAAGTTCTCATTTATGGCATTACAACTAATCTTATTTTAGTATTAAATTCTCTCCTACAAGAAACCCATACTTATTCTCACGCCCGAGCTTGGTCGAAGGAGGAACCCTTCTCCTCCTTTGACGAG
This genomic window contains:
- the LOC122601945 gene encoding uncharacterized protein LOC122601945 encodes the protein MVFSQGKNNDVGGGRMKVCSFSFHLIKGRWSMFFACLTIMSFSGAGYLFALYSGDMKSSLGYDQTTLNIIGTFKDLGATIGIVAGLLNEIAPPWAVILIGACMNFSGYFMIWLAVLRKIAKPPVWKMCLFIFIGANSITFSNTGALVSCVKSFPESRGAVLGLLKGSVGLSGAIITQLYHGFYGQDSRSLILFIGWLPPVVFLVFLPIVRVIKVTCKGNDLRTLYKFLYISLGLAGFLMAMIIAQKKFHFSKAEYAATASVIIILLVAPFGIAFKEEIKLWGLRNQDVTDHIYPVINIVNENTSELPSVMPPVDEISCWRTVFNPPERGEDFTILQAIFSIDMVLLFITTIFGIGGVLTGIDNLGQIGQSLGYPKASISNFVSLLSIWNYLGRVGCGFISEILLVKYKLPRPLMLTMVLCTASAGHLLIAFGVTNGLYISSIIMGFCNGAQWPLIFAIISEICGLKYYATLLNLGAAAIPIGSYILNVVVAGRLYDQEAERQLRAKGMVRKVGQSLTCIGVNCYKMAFLIITATTVFACFISIILVIRTREFYRSDIYKKFKDVEKDSTTSKAEIN